In one Nicotiana tomentosiformis chromosome 6, ASM39032v3, whole genome shotgun sequence genomic region, the following are encoded:
- the LOC104086412 gene encoding calmodulin-binding protein 60 B-like isoform X2, whose protein sequence is MLQNIGQFKYGDTGYQRNNVKSPIFRRAIRIVVILGKLRRRRVASLQASNPSTISCSRLRFLQDIPPVVYTGENIVANLEIELVDAVIENRNKYGSEAYAKVEIVVLNEDFDPKQGSWTAVHESNIQIGGGRARNSVPGKYLYLNLQGGIGCASEVKLKHTAQWTKISKVRLGARVVDLPYRIKEAVTGLFVVKDKRLKSPKRDPPSPTDEVWRLEKIYRYGQFHKKLTAMDIRTVGDFLTEFSKNAARLRGILGPTMSDHMWNATITHAQRCRHDTRQLVRSPIQRVSMVRCGSSSPDMTSNQHDQSEDFLQKLKERLSNAIIWEESEQVQYEYQQDNLLQTRLKENEVSEYINELLEGSGIYLSFQTSLSQPATTTVVAKTKARRAGQYYLSF, encoded by the exons ATGTTGCAGAATATTGGACAGTTCAAATATGGAGATACAGGATATCAAAGGAACAACGTTAAATCTCCTATTTTTAGAAG GGCGATAAGGATTGTGGTGATTCTTGGTAAGCTCCGGCGCCGGCGCGTCGCTTCTTTACAGGCTTCAAATCCTTCTACG ATTTCATGTTCTCGGTTGCGATTCTTACAGGATATTCCTCCAGTGGTATATACTGGGGAAAATATAGTTGCCAATTTAGAAATAGAATTAGTTGATGCTGTTATAGAGAACCGTAATAAATATGGATCTGAAGCCTATGCAAAAGTTGAAATTGTTGTTCTCAATGAGGACTTTGATCCTAAACAAGGGAGTTGGACAGCTGTTCATGAGTCCAATATTCAAATTGGTGGCGGAAGAGCTCGAAATTCAGTGCCTGGGAAATATCTCTATCTAAATTTGCAAGGAGGCATTGGCTGTGCAAGTGAAGTTAAACTGAAACACACAGCGCAATGGACCAAGATAAGTAAGGTGAGGCTAGGAGCAAGAGTGGTAGATCTACCATATCGGATTAAGGAAGCAGTGACAGGATTGTTCGTTGTCAAGGACAAGCGATTGA AAAGCCCGAAACGTGATCCGCCATCACCAACTGATGAGGTATGGCGACTCGAAAAGATCTACAGATATGGTCAGTTTCACAAGAAGTTGACTGCAATGGATATCAGAACAGTGGGGGATTTTCTAACTGAATTCTCCAAAAATGCTGCAAGGTTACGGGGC ATTCTTGGCCCAACAATGTCTGATCATATGTGGAATGCTACTATAACGCATGCACAGAGATGCAGACATGATACAAGACAACTCGTGCGCTCTCCTATCCAAAGAGTTTCCATGGTTAGATGTGGGAGTTCTTCTCCTGATATGACTAGCAACCAGCACGATCAGtcag AGGATTTCTTGCAAAAATTGAAAGAAAGGCTTTCCAATGCTATTATCTGGGAGGAATCTGAGCAAGTTCAGTATGAATATCAGCAAGATAACCTGCTCCAGACCCGTTTAAAAGAAAATGAGGTTTCCGAGTATATTAATGAATTACTTGAAGGGTCTGGAATATATCTTTCATTCCAAACTTCATTGTCTCAGCCAGCAACCACAACGGTAGTGGCAAAGACAAAGGCAAGACGAGCTGGAcagtattatttatcattctga
- the LOC104086412 gene encoding calmodulin-binding protein 60 B-like isoform X1: MLQNIGQFKYGDTGYQRNNVKSPIFRRAIRIVVILGKLRRRRVASLQASNPSTISCSRLRFLQDIPPVVYTGENIVANLEIELVDAVIENRNKYGSEAYAKVEIVVLNEDFDPKQGSWTAVHESNIQIGGGRARNSVPGKYLYLNLQGGIGCASEVKLKHTAQWTKISKVRLGARVVDLPYRIKEAVTGLFVVKDKRLKSPKRDPPSPTDEVWRLEKIYRYGQFHKKLTAMDIRTVGDFLTEFSKNAARLRGVRTDFFLGNLLSQRLELILGPTMSDHMWNATITHAQRCRHDTRQLVRSPIQRVSMVRCGSSSPDMTSNQHDQSEDFLQKLKERLSNAIIWEESEQVQYEYQQDNLLQTRLKENEVSEYINELLEGSGIYLSFQTSLSQPATTTVVAKTKARRAGQYYLSF, translated from the exons ATGTTGCAGAATATTGGACAGTTCAAATATGGAGATACAGGATATCAAAGGAACAACGTTAAATCTCCTATTTTTAGAAG GGCGATAAGGATTGTGGTGATTCTTGGTAAGCTCCGGCGCCGGCGCGTCGCTTCTTTACAGGCTTCAAATCCTTCTACG ATTTCATGTTCTCGGTTGCGATTCTTACAGGATATTCCTCCAGTGGTATATACTGGGGAAAATATAGTTGCCAATTTAGAAATAGAATTAGTTGATGCTGTTATAGAGAACCGTAATAAATATGGATCTGAAGCCTATGCAAAAGTTGAAATTGTTGTTCTCAATGAGGACTTTGATCCTAAACAAGGGAGTTGGACAGCTGTTCATGAGTCCAATATTCAAATTGGTGGCGGAAGAGCTCGAAATTCAGTGCCTGGGAAATATCTCTATCTAAATTTGCAAGGAGGCATTGGCTGTGCAAGTGAAGTTAAACTGAAACACACAGCGCAATGGACCAAGATAAGTAAGGTGAGGCTAGGAGCAAGAGTGGTAGATCTACCATATCGGATTAAGGAAGCAGTGACAGGATTGTTCGTTGTCAAGGACAAGCGATTGA AAAGCCCGAAACGTGATCCGCCATCACCAACTGATGAGGTATGGCGACTCGAAAAGATCTACAGATATGGTCAGTTTCACAAGAAGTTGACTGCAATGGATATCAGAACAGTGGGGGATTTTCTAACTGAATTCTCCAAAAATGCTGCAAGGTTACGGGGCGTAAGAACTGACTTCTTCCTTGGAAATTTACTTTCACAACGCCTGGAACTT ATTCTTGGCCCAACAATGTCTGATCATATGTGGAATGCTACTATAACGCATGCACAGAGATGCAGACATGATACAAGACAACTCGTGCGCTCTCCTATCCAAAGAGTTTCCATGGTTAGATGTGGGAGTTCTTCTCCTGATATGACTAGCAACCAGCACGATCAGtcag AGGATTTCTTGCAAAAATTGAAAGAAAGGCTTTCCAATGCTATTATCTGGGAGGAATCTGAGCAAGTTCAGTATGAATATCAGCAAGATAACCTGCTCCAGACCCGTTTAAAAGAAAATGAGGTTTCCGAGTATATTAATGAATTACTTGAAGGGTCTGGAATATATCTTTCATTCCAAACTTCATTGTCTCAGCCAGCAACCACAACGGTAGTGGCAAAGACAAAGGCAAGACGAGCTGGAcagtattatttatcattctga